The Nitrospinota bacterium genome includes the window ATCTATCTTCCGCCAAGTTTCATGCAGGCAACACTTCTCTCTGGGATGGACGCTCCAACAGGAGAAGGAGCAAAAGGTGAACCGATGCCATCACTGCTGCGTATAAAGGACCTTGCGGTTCTACCGAACCGGTTCAAGAAAGATCTAAAAGGATGTTTTGTCATTGCAAACGGAATAGGAAAACTATCAGCAGAAAGAGCTTACCTTAGGCTGGTCACACTTTCGTGTCTCAGATATGACGGCAACGCCATTATCGATCAGTCAATAAAAGGTTTTGTTACTGATGTCGACGGCAAGATAGGGCTTGCCGGGCGTGTAGTATCGAAAATGGGGACAACAATAGCGGCCTCAATGGTTGCAGGATTTTTCGGCGGAGCAGGAGAGGCGATCAGTCAGGCCTCTCAGACGACGTCATTGAATCCCTTCGGTTCAACACAGGTGCTTGATCCAAAAATGATCGGCCAGGCGGGGGCCGGTAAGGGGATTTCCCAAGGAGCCGAACGTTTGCAGGATTTCTATCTCGAACTCGCGCGGGACTCAATGCCTGTAATCGAGGTAGGGGCTACAAAAGACGTCACCATCGTGGTGACTGAAGGGATCAACCTGAAAATCAAATGTATCGGTGAAAACGAATGCGATTAAGAATTTTGTTTGTATCTACTGCGCTGTTTGCCTCTGCCTGCGCTTCAGTTATGAATCCTTACGAAGGGGATTTCACCTGCCCAAAGACACATAACGGCAAGTGCGTCTCGATAAACGAGGCGTATGAGGAGAGTATTAACGGCAAGAAGATTGAGAAACCAAAACTGAAAAGCAAACAAGTATCAAAGCCAACACAGGACGAATCATTTCTTGATTCTAACGGAATGCAA containing:
- a CDS encoding TraB/VirB10 family protein, with amino-acid sequence IYLPPSFMQATLLSGMDAPTGEGAKGEPMPSLLRIKDLAVLPNRFKKDLKGCFVIANGIGKLSAERAYLRLVTLSCLRYDGNAIIDQSIKGFVTDVDGKIGLAGRVVSKMGTTIAASMVAGFFGGAGEAISQASQTTSLNPFGSTQVLDPKMIGQAGAGKGISQGAERLQDFYLELARDSMPVIEVGATKDVTIVVTEGINLKIKCIGENECD